A region from the Mya arenaria isolate MELC-2E11 chromosome 2, ASM2691426v1 genome encodes:
- the LOC128209426 gene encoding lactadherin-like, with translation MLAFTIAFLFCVNVVLGFEDYTTDGICNNSLLNTIQDSQFSSSSYWASRGNGCGPWRARLNSTFYIKNGNAYYGAWVSQTNNQRQYIQVEFNEISEVRAIVTLARDNSDSYNQYVKSYLVLYSKDCRTFETVKDENGGDNVFAGNRDTSNMVTNRFSTPLEAKCIRINPLSWYIHISMRFDLFGCPDKCVRQHLLSTVPDSQFSASSHLPSVAGDGGPWRARLNSTRHTEDGATKYGGWVAATNDQQQYIQVKLRLSEVRGIVTKARDNADGYNQYVTSYRVLYSIDCERFQAVENPGGTDVIFVGNEDTDNSKTNWFSPALNAKCIRINPLSWHNHVSLRFELIGCLDRRCMF, from the exons atgcttgcTTTTACGATTGCGTTTCTGTTTTGCGTGAACGTTGTTTTAGGATTTGAAGATTACACAACGGATG gtATTTGTAACAACTCGTTGTTAAACACCATCCAGGATTCACAATTTAGTTCATCTTCCTACTGGGCGAGTAGGGGAAACGGATGTGGACCTTGGCGGGCTCGGTTGAACTCAACATTCTATATTAAGAATGGAAATGCCTATTATGGAGCCTGGGTGTCTCAAACAAATAACCAGCGTCAATACATTCAG GTAGAGTTTAATGAGATCAGTGAAGTACGAGCCATTGTGACCCTTGCAAGAGACAATTCCGACAGCTACAACCAATATGTAAAATCATATCTTGTACTGTATAGCAAGGATTGCAGGACGTTCGAGACGGTTAAAGATGAGAACGGAGGTGATAAT GTGTTTGCCGGTAACAGGGATACGTCGAACATGGTAACGAACCGTTTCTCAACACCGTTGGAGGCAAAATGCATTCGAATCAATCCTTTGTCTTGGTATATACACATATCTATGCGATTTGACCTATTTGGTTGTCCAg ACAAGTGCGTAAGGCAACATCTTCTGAGCACCGTGCCGGATTCCCAGTTTAGTGCATCTTCCCACTTGCCCTCAGTTGCAGGCGACGGTGGACCGTGGCGTGCTAGGTTGAACTCTACACGCCATACTGAAGATGGAGCAACCAAATATGGAGGCTGGGTTGCTGCAACGAATGATCAACAACAATACATTCag gTCAAATTGAGGCTAAGCGAGGTGAGAGGAATTGTGACAAAGGCGAGAGATAATGCAGATGGTTACAATCAGTACGTCACTTCATATCGAGTGTTGTACAGCATCGACTGCGAACGATTTCAAGCTGTTGAGAACCCTGGCGGAACTGATGTG ATATTCGTTGGCAATGAGGACACTGACAACAGCAAGACAAATTGGTTCAGTCCTGCCCTGAATGCGAAATGTATTAGAATCAATCCGCTTTCTTGGCACAATCACGTGTCCTTGCGCTTTGAGTTGATTGGTTGCTTAG ATCGCAGATGCATGTTCTAG